ATCCTTTGGACGTAATCAATATTCCATTGTTGATCACAGGCTTGTGCATCAGCAGAAGAGTTCATGCAAAAGCTACCTCAGTTTGACGAGGAATTGTCCAAACAAAGACAAGAGGCTGAAGCAGCAGGAGAGGTAAGTAGTGCCTCCTAACAAAACTCATTTTAAAACACCAATATGCACCATCTCGAAAAGAACTCATTCCCGAATGTATTGTGTTGTGTCTGTTTTATAGGTATTGAGGTACGTCGGAGTTGTTGATGCGGTAGCAAAAAAGGGAACAGTGGAGTTGAAACGGTACAAGAAAGATCATCCGTTTGCTCAGCTCTCGGGTGCTGATAACATCATCGCTTTCACAACCAAGCGGTACAAAGAACAGCCTTTGATTGTTCGTGGACCTGGTGCTGGTGCTCAAGTCACTGCCGGTGGAATCTTCAGTGACATTCTCCGCCTTGCTTTCTATCTAGGCGCTCCGTCTTAAGTCACGCTTTGTTTCTTTTAGGAACAAATCtaatgatcaaaacaatgtttcTTATAAGCTAGCATCTGTTATCTGCGTTTCAGAATTTGATTCTTATAGAAGAAATCAAACTTCAATGGAATAAAACATTAAACATCCTTATCTTGGTTTTAAAAGCACACGTTTTGCGCCATGGGCAATTATGGCTATGAGCAAAACGCCTTATGCTTCTATGGCGAGGTGACATCCATAAAGTGTTTGCCATGGTGCACTTTTGACTGAAGTTCGAGGCGCAGTAAGCCCAACAAGGCGATGCTTTGTAGATTCTTGGTGGGTACAGTAGTCTGTTAGCTTCTTGTATCTCAGGTCGTGGAATCAATGTTAACGGGGCATGTCCGCACTGTTCCAACCCGGAAACTGCTGTGCATTTGTTCTTCACATGCCCCTTTGCACGGCAGGTATGGGATCTAATTCCTGTTAGTCAAGCGCCTGATTTATCTACTGCCTCTACAATCCAGGAATGTTTTGGGATCATGTCGACTCTTGTTTGCTTACCACCGACAGGGATATCTAGCAACTTCACCTCTTGGGTTCTGTGGGGATTATGGACAACCCGTAATCGACTCATATTTGAGAACAGATCAACCTCGGCATGGACTATGGTGGACAACGCATCTTCAGCGGCTCGCGAATGGCTCCTAGCTCAGACAATAGGGACCACCAAGCAGGCACAAGGGTCTGTAGGCCTAGAACTTCCCCCTTTCAGTCCAGATGTGGTGTGTTGCAACACAGATGCTGCGTGGACTGCATCAAAAAGAGCAGGTCTGGGATGGTGCTTTGAAAACGTCTCCCACGGTGTCTACTCAGAAGGATCCTGGGCTCTCGATCACATCTCCTCCCCCCTCATGGCGGAAGCGCTGGCTATGAGGGAAGCAATGCAGGTAGCGAAGCGCACATCACTTCTCAACGTCTGGTTCCGAACCAGCTCGCTAGAGCTATAAACTCGAAGCTATATTCGGTGGAGCTCTTTGGAGTTCTCATGGATATCGAGTcactatcttcttctttttctttcgtcCATGTTTCCTTTGTTGGGCGCGAATACAATGGTGTGGCGGACTCCCTCGCGAAGTCCCTTCTCCAAAACTATTATTCGGCTTTGTAGTAAACATTTTCTTTAGATATATTATTCAGTtggttgacaaaagaaaaaggcTTCTTGTATCTCTTCTCCTCCTTCCTCACCTGACAGCTAAGTAGCCTTTAGGAAAAACTGTTACATTTGTGGAGAGTCTTCGAAAACTTGTTCTTTATTTCTACTTCCAGTTTTGTTGAGGTTGTTGCTGTCTTCTTTGTTGCCattcttgttgttgttggctTGTTTAGATGCGTTAGCTACTTTTTGCCATTTCTTGAGAATATATTGAGCTTTAAGATCTCTCTAACCCTGTTTTACTTCTTGGCTTCCGTGGCAAACAACAGAACAAATTGCCCTATTCTTTTTGTTGTGTGATGATGGAGATATGGTGTTCAATTACAATGATCATGATGACAACTGTAAGGTGCTCTTTAGCACGTCATGGCGCAAGGCTCTAACCATTTAGCCACGGAGCCTCCTATGCGTTTAGAAACACATATCTTTAAGGGAAAATGAAATAAGGGCTTTTGGctcgaattaaaaataaaaagatgggtttatacaacAAAAACACCGCTTCCACATGATTTCAACCCAACAGAAACAAAAATTTAGCTTCAGAAACATATCTCAATCTGAAACTTCGGACAAAAACTTGTTACTTACCGAAGACTATAAACTAGGTTGAAACACTGTTTTCAAACCAATCTGAGACCCGATTCAGTTACCTAAAGATCATTCTGTGGAGGATCTAATAGTAGTCATCAGGGTTGTCTTTGCTTTGAATGAGGGGGACACCATCTTCTCTCCATTTAATCCGCTCTTCGCAAATGGCAGCAACCACCTCCACATACAGTTTGTGTTCCTAACCCCAAAAGAAGCAAATGAAATCTTCGAAATTGTTGAACCTTAATGCTCAAAATGTATTTATCTTAGGAGTGGGTACCTCATCAAGAACCCTTTTAGCCAACTCCTCTGGTGTATCATTAGCAATCACACGGACAGCACTTTGAGCAAGTATCCTCCCCGTGTCATACTCTTCATCCACAAAGTGAATGGTTGGACCTGAATACCTAACGTAAGTAAAAAAACTATAAGAAACCAAACAGAAAGAAATACACAAACAGTCAGTAACATTGTAACACATACCTAGCTCCTGAGGCTAGAACAGCTTTATGCACTCTCATACCATAAAGCCCTTTACCTCCAAAAGCCGGAAGTAAAGCAGGATGGATATTCAGAATCCGTTTAGGAAAAGCTTTGACGAGCTCAGCCGGTATAAGTTTCAAATATCCAGCTAACAGAACAAAGTCCACACCATACTCCCTGTTCATTAAAGCAGATGTTTTGAGTTTAAAGCAAATGGTTCAGTCCATGgactaatatataaataagcatagagagagagacaagtgACAGACCTAAGAACATCCACAAGCTCTGTAGGAGAGAGTCCATCGGATGATTCTCGTTTCGGTTTTGGGAATAGTAAGACAGGAATCCCATTGCTTCTTGCATAGTCAGCACCTCCACAATCTGTATTGAAGTAACCAAAATTTCACAAATCCAAACTTGAcaatgtgaagaagaagaagaaagaagataccTTTCTTGTTAGTGACCAATAAGACAAGATCCCCTTGAACTGAACCACCAAGGCATCCCTCGTGAATCTTCTTGAAATTCGAACCACCTCCCGACACAAACACAGCAAGCTTCTTCCTACTTATTGCTTCTTCGTCAACCTTTGCTACCGTCCGAGTAAAGGAAGCAGCTTTTACAATCCGCATCGCGAATCGGTCTACAGAACTTCGCAAGGAGAAGGAG
The nucleotide sequence above comes from Brassica napus cultivar Da-Ae chromosome A9, Da-Ae, whole genome shotgun sequence. Encoded proteins:
- the LOC106349174 gene encoding uncharacterized protein LOC106349174, with protein sequence MSALFQPGNCCAFVLHMPLCTAGISSNFTSWVLWGLWTTRNRLIFENRSTSAWTMVDNASSAAREWLLAQTIGTTKQAQGSVGLELPPFSPDVVCCNTDAAWTASKRAGLGWCFENVSHGVYSEGSWALDHISSPLMAEALAMREAMQVAKRTSLLNVWFRTSSLEL
- the LOC106349175 gene encoding phosphoribosylglycinamide formyltransferase, chloroplastic, whose product is MVTRVLFSGQLTFPAKPPRETPIAPLTPSRNVLSFSLRSSVDRFAMRIVKAASFTRTVAKVDEEAISRKKLAVFVSGGGSNFKKIHEGCLGGSVQGDLVLLVTNKKDCGGADYARSNGIPVLLFPKPKRESSDGLSPTELVDVLREYGVDFVLLAGYLKLIPAELVKAFPKRILNIHPALLPAFGGKGLYGMRVHKAVLASGARYSGPTIHFVDEEYDTGRILAQSAVRVIANDTPEELAKRVLDEEHKLYVEVVAAICEERIKWREDGVPLIQSKDNPDDYY